A genomic stretch from Lathyrus oleraceus cultivar Zhongwan6 chromosome 2, CAAS_Psat_ZW6_1.0, whole genome shotgun sequence includes:
- the LOC127119957 gene encoding uncharacterized protein LOC127119957 isoform X2, producing the protein MSMTITLKKDLKLICDIECLHPPADLYGLPQELNVNSIVSRRKISDISALPQFSVAPAPKCVRDKKEWGLFLNFMHKHDMIAIASFEQCKFYILPPPKAYISGSVNVAYQIGSTCNVDTRSRDCESGSHLAEEYGGHNTIMARGPPNGGDASSSLPKFSPAEDRAHHFTSETCGGIQSHGMKERLPEKNFIRADPSYLKTLGQAHSGWIFGGIAELVDNSRDAKATKIDIFIDMIKMKKSGNGVPMLSVIDDGQGMNHDEIMKMVSFGHKNSDYEDKDQIGRFGVGFKTGAMRLGKDVLVLTQTANSRSIAFLSQSLNEGKDAALFCGGTGTQIYIWNLDEWGSGCCLEWHEGLKGGSSFHQGDIFIRSRRSRSRLGQLNQKVPLDYSLRAYLEVIFLVPRMKICVQRKLVKSRPLANFLTNTVIVSGDILGRPVELTLGFSQLEWDQASCGVFLYWHGRLIEAYKRVGGMIHSADVGRGVIGVMDVTNLMDDRDGRVWVHNNKQGFQDCEAYACLEQWLGKKADEYWDTNFDSLNLDKDDCVYKPDCEWVQCDKCRKWRMLPSTFDSRALDTQWFCYMEPFKGQCADAEQKVKPGIVTVSTKRSGYDSTTKDSRSIKVEAVSDASNTDGKFPNLENVKHKALKRLKKGVSNPKKR; encoded by the exons ATGAGCATGACCATTACCCTTAAAAAAGATTTGAAACTTATATGTGACATAGAGTGTCTGCATCCACCGGCTGACTTATATGGATT GCCACAAGAGTTGAATGTAAATTCAATTGTTTCGAGGAGAAAGATATCCGATATTTCTGCTTTGCCACAGTTTTCAGTAGCACCTGCTCCAAAGTGTGTACGTGACAAGAAGGAGTGGGGATTGTTTTTGAATTTCATGCACAAGCATGACATG ATTGCAATAGCAAGCTTTGAGCAGTGCAAGTTCTACATTTTGCCTCCACCTAAGGCATATATATCAGGCTCAGTTAATGTTGCATATCAAATAGGCAGCACATGTAATGTAGATACTCGTTCAAGAGATTGTGAATCAG GTTCACACTTAGCCGAGGAATATGGTGGACACAATACAATCATGGCAAGAGGTCCACCAAATGGTGGAGATGCCTCCTCCTCACTTCCGAAGTTTTCCCCCGCTGAAGATCGCGCACATCATTTTACATCTGAAACATGTGGCGGAATTCAATCACATGGGATGAAGGAAAGACTGCCTGAGAAAAATTTCATACGAGCAGACCCAAGTTACCTAAAAACTCTTGGCCAGGCTCACTCTGGATGGATTTTTGGTGGAATAGCTGAGCTTGTTGATAATTCACGGGATGCCAAAGCAACTAA GATTGATATTTTTATTGATATGATAAAGATGAAGAAATCTGGGAACGGTGTACCCATGCTGTCAGTAATTGATGATGGTCAAGGGATGAACCATGACGAGATTATGAAAATGGTATCTTTTGGGCACAAAAATTCTGACTATGAAGACAAGGACCAAATTGGTAGATTTGGTGTTGGATTCAAG ACAGGAGCAATGAGACTTGGCAAAGATGTTCTTGTTCTAACCCAGACTGCCAATTCCAGATCTATAGCTTTTCTTTCACAATCATTGAATGAAGGCAAGGAT GCAGCCTTGTTTTGTGGTGGTACGGGAACCCAAATATACATATGGAACTTGGATGAATGGGGTTCAGGGTGTTGCCTAGAGTGGCATGAAGGATTGAAAGGTGGGAGTTCTTTTCATCAAGGTGATATTTTCATCCGCAGCAGAAGGAGTCGTTCTCGTCTAGGCCAACTTAATCAAAAG GTTCCTCTGGATTACTCATTACGAGCTTATTTGGAAGTCATCTTCTTAGTTCCACGAATGAAGATATGTGTTCAAAGGAAACTG GTTAAAAGTCGACCGCTAGCAAATTTCCTCACTAATACGGTTATCGTAAGTGGTGACATATTGGGAAGGCCAGTTGAATTGACTCTAGGATTTAGTCAATTAGAATGGGATCAAGCAAGCTGTGGAGTATTTCTGTATTGGCATGGTCGCTTAATTGAG GCTTACAAGAGAGTTGGTGGCATGATTCATAGTGCAGATGTGGGTCGGGGTGTAATTGGTGTCATGGATGTGACCAATTTAATG GATGATCGGGATGGTCGTGTGTGGGTGCACAATAACAAGCAGGGATTCCAAGATTGTGAAGCATATGCATGTCTTGAGCAGTGGCTTGGGAAAAAAGCAGATGAATACTGGGATACTAATTTTGATTCACTTAATTTG GACAAGGATGACTGTGTCTACAAACCAGATTGTGAGTGGGTGCAATGTGACAAATGCCGAAAGTGGAGAATGTTGCCTTCCACCTTTGACAGCCGAGCATTGGATACGCAATG GTTTTGTTATATGGAGCCTTTCAAAGGTCAATGTGCAGATGCTGAACAGAAGGTGAAGCCTGGCATAGTCACTGTTTCTACAAAGCGATCAGGATATGATTCCACGACGAAAGATTCTCGTAGTATCAAGGTGGAAGCTGTTTCGGATGCTTCTAACACAG ATGGAAAATTCCCCAATTTGGAGAATGTAAAACATAAAGCCTTGAAGCGGTTGAAAAAGGGTGTTTCAAATCCGAAGAAGAGATGA
- the LOC127119957 gene encoding uncharacterized protein LOC127119957 isoform X1: MSMTITLKKDLKLICDIECLHPPADLYGLPQELNVNSIVSRRKISDISALPQFSVAPAPKCVRDKKEWGLFLNFMHKHDMIAIASFEQCKFYILPPPKAYISGSVNVAYQIGSTCNVDTRSRDCESGSHLAEEYGGHNTIMARGPPNGGDASSSLPKFSPAEDRAHHFTSETCGGIQSHGMKERLPEKNFIRADPSYLKTLGQAHSGWIFGGIAELVDNSRDAKATKIDIFIDMIKMKKSGNGVPMLSVIDDGQGMNHDEIMKMVSFGHKNSDYEDKDQIGRFGVGFKTGAMRLGKDVLVLTQTANSRSIAFLSQSLNEGKDNIEIPIVSYCRQGQQMEVDTKAQSDKLAKYNLKAIKEFSPFNKYLIGEKAALFCGGTGTQIYIWNLDEWGSGCCLEWHEGLKGGSSFHQGDIFIRSRRSRSRLGQLNQKVPLDYSLRAYLEVIFLVPRMKICVQRKLVKSRPLANFLTNTVIVSGDILGRPVELTLGFSQLEWDQASCGVFLYWHGRLIEAYKRVGGMIHSADVGRGVIGVMDVTNLMDDRDGRVWVHNNKQGFQDCEAYACLEQWLGKKADEYWDTNFDSLNLDKDDCVYKPDCEWVQCDKCRKWRMLPSTFDSRALDTQWFCYMEPFKGQCADAEQKVKPGIVTVSTKRSGYDSTTKDSRSIKVEAVSDASNTDGKFPNLENVKHKALKRLKKGVSNPKKR, from the exons ATGAGCATGACCATTACCCTTAAAAAAGATTTGAAACTTATATGTGACATAGAGTGTCTGCATCCACCGGCTGACTTATATGGATT GCCACAAGAGTTGAATGTAAATTCAATTGTTTCGAGGAGAAAGATATCCGATATTTCTGCTTTGCCACAGTTTTCAGTAGCACCTGCTCCAAAGTGTGTACGTGACAAGAAGGAGTGGGGATTGTTTTTGAATTTCATGCACAAGCATGACATG ATTGCAATAGCAAGCTTTGAGCAGTGCAAGTTCTACATTTTGCCTCCACCTAAGGCATATATATCAGGCTCAGTTAATGTTGCATATCAAATAGGCAGCACATGTAATGTAGATACTCGTTCAAGAGATTGTGAATCAG GTTCACACTTAGCCGAGGAATATGGTGGACACAATACAATCATGGCAAGAGGTCCACCAAATGGTGGAGATGCCTCCTCCTCACTTCCGAAGTTTTCCCCCGCTGAAGATCGCGCACATCATTTTACATCTGAAACATGTGGCGGAATTCAATCACATGGGATGAAGGAAAGACTGCCTGAGAAAAATTTCATACGAGCAGACCCAAGTTACCTAAAAACTCTTGGCCAGGCTCACTCTGGATGGATTTTTGGTGGAATAGCTGAGCTTGTTGATAATTCACGGGATGCCAAAGCAACTAA GATTGATATTTTTATTGATATGATAAAGATGAAGAAATCTGGGAACGGTGTACCCATGCTGTCAGTAATTGATGATGGTCAAGGGATGAACCATGACGAGATTATGAAAATGGTATCTTTTGGGCACAAAAATTCTGACTATGAAGACAAGGACCAAATTGGTAGATTTGGTGTTGGATTCAAG ACAGGAGCAATGAGACTTGGCAAAGATGTTCTTGTTCTAACCCAGACTGCCAATTCCAGATCTATAGCTTTTCTTTCACAATCATTGAATGAAGGCAAGGAT AATATAGAGATTCCCATAGTTAGTTACTGCCGACAAGGACAACAGATGGAAGTTGACACGAAAGCACAATCTGATAAATTGGCAAAATACAATTTGAAAGCTATTAAGGAGTTCTCACCTTTTAATAAGTATCTTATTGGTGAAAAGGCAGCCTTGTTTTGTGGTGGTACGGGAACCCAAATATACATATGGAACTTGGATGAATGGGGTTCAGGGTGTTGCCTAGAGTGGCATGAAGGATTGAAAGGTGGGAGTTCTTTTCATCAAGGTGATATTTTCATCCGCAGCAGAAGGAGTCGTTCTCGTCTAGGCCAACTTAATCAAAAG GTTCCTCTGGATTACTCATTACGAGCTTATTTGGAAGTCATCTTCTTAGTTCCACGAATGAAGATATGTGTTCAAAGGAAACTG GTTAAAAGTCGACCGCTAGCAAATTTCCTCACTAATACGGTTATCGTAAGTGGTGACATATTGGGAAGGCCAGTTGAATTGACTCTAGGATTTAGTCAATTAGAATGGGATCAAGCAAGCTGTGGAGTATTTCTGTATTGGCATGGTCGCTTAATTGAG GCTTACAAGAGAGTTGGTGGCATGATTCATAGTGCAGATGTGGGTCGGGGTGTAATTGGTGTCATGGATGTGACCAATTTAATG GATGATCGGGATGGTCGTGTGTGGGTGCACAATAACAAGCAGGGATTCCAAGATTGTGAAGCATATGCATGTCTTGAGCAGTGGCTTGGGAAAAAAGCAGATGAATACTGGGATACTAATTTTGATTCACTTAATTTG GACAAGGATGACTGTGTCTACAAACCAGATTGTGAGTGGGTGCAATGTGACAAATGCCGAAAGTGGAGAATGTTGCCTTCCACCTTTGACAGCCGAGCATTGGATACGCAATG GTTTTGTTATATGGAGCCTTTCAAAGGTCAATGTGCAGATGCTGAACAGAAGGTGAAGCCTGGCATAGTCACTGTTTCTACAAAGCGATCAGGATATGATTCCACGACGAAAGATTCTCGTAGTATCAAGGTGGAAGCTGTTTCGGATGCTTCTAACACAG ATGGAAAATTCCCCAATTTGGAGAATGTAAAACATAAAGCCTTGAAGCGGTTGAAAAAGGGTGTTTCAAATCCGAAGAAGAGATGA
- the LOC127119957 gene encoding uncharacterized protein LOC127119957 isoform X3, translating into MHKHDMIAIASFEQCKFYILPPPKAYISGSVNVAYQIGSTCNVDTRSRDCESGSHLAEEYGGHNTIMARGPPNGGDASSSLPKFSPAEDRAHHFTSETCGGIQSHGMKERLPEKNFIRADPSYLKTLGQAHSGWIFGGIAELVDNSRDAKATKIDIFIDMIKMKKSGNGVPMLSVIDDGQGMNHDEIMKMVSFGHKNSDYEDKDQIGRFGVGFKTGAMRLGKDVLVLTQTANSRSIAFLSQSLNEGKDNIEIPIVSYCRQGQQMEVDTKAQSDKLAKYNLKAIKEFSPFNKYLIGEKAALFCGGTGTQIYIWNLDEWGSGCCLEWHEGLKGGSSFHQGDIFIRSRRSRSRLGQLNQKVPLDYSLRAYLEVIFLVPRMKICVQRKLVKSRPLANFLTNTVIVSGDILGRPVELTLGFSQLEWDQASCGVFLYWHGRLIEAYKRVGGMIHSADVGRGVIGVMDVTNLMDDRDGRVWVHNNKQGFQDCEAYACLEQWLGKKADEYWDTNFDSLNLDKDDCVYKPDCEWVQCDKCRKWRMLPSTFDSRALDTQWFCYMEPFKGQCADAEQKVKPGIVTVSTKRSGYDSTTKDSRSIKVEAVSDASNTDGKFPNLENVKHKALKRLKKGVSNPKKR; encoded by the exons ATGCACAAGCATGACATG ATTGCAATAGCAAGCTTTGAGCAGTGCAAGTTCTACATTTTGCCTCCACCTAAGGCATATATATCAGGCTCAGTTAATGTTGCATATCAAATAGGCAGCACATGTAATGTAGATACTCGTTCAAGAGATTGTGAATCAG GTTCACACTTAGCCGAGGAATATGGTGGACACAATACAATCATGGCAAGAGGTCCACCAAATGGTGGAGATGCCTCCTCCTCACTTCCGAAGTTTTCCCCCGCTGAAGATCGCGCACATCATTTTACATCTGAAACATGTGGCGGAATTCAATCACATGGGATGAAGGAAAGACTGCCTGAGAAAAATTTCATACGAGCAGACCCAAGTTACCTAAAAACTCTTGGCCAGGCTCACTCTGGATGGATTTTTGGTGGAATAGCTGAGCTTGTTGATAATTCACGGGATGCCAAAGCAACTAA GATTGATATTTTTATTGATATGATAAAGATGAAGAAATCTGGGAACGGTGTACCCATGCTGTCAGTAATTGATGATGGTCAAGGGATGAACCATGACGAGATTATGAAAATGGTATCTTTTGGGCACAAAAATTCTGACTATGAAGACAAGGACCAAATTGGTAGATTTGGTGTTGGATTCAAG ACAGGAGCAATGAGACTTGGCAAAGATGTTCTTGTTCTAACCCAGACTGCCAATTCCAGATCTATAGCTTTTCTTTCACAATCATTGAATGAAGGCAAGGAT AATATAGAGATTCCCATAGTTAGTTACTGCCGACAAGGACAACAGATGGAAGTTGACACGAAAGCACAATCTGATAAATTGGCAAAATACAATTTGAAAGCTATTAAGGAGTTCTCACCTTTTAATAAGTATCTTATTGGTGAAAAGGCAGCCTTGTTTTGTGGTGGTACGGGAACCCAAATATACATATGGAACTTGGATGAATGGGGTTCAGGGTGTTGCCTAGAGTGGCATGAAGGATTGAAAGGTGGGAGTTCTTTTCATCAAGGTGATATTTTCATCCGCAGCAGAAGGAGTCGTTCTCGTCTAGGCCAACTTAATCAAAAG GTTCCTCTGGATTACTCATTACGAGCTTATTTGGAAGTCATCTTCTTAGTTCCACGAATGAAGATATGTGTTCAAAGGAAACTG GTTAAAAGTCGACCGCTAGCAAATTTCCTCACTAATACGGTTATCGTAAGTGGTGACATATTGGGAAGGCCAGTTGAATTGACTCTAGGATTTAGTCAATTAGAATGGGATCAAGCAAGCTGTGGAGTATTTCTGTATTGGCATGGTCGCTTAATTGAG GCTTACAAGAGAGTTGGTGGCATGATTCATAGTGCAGATGTGGGTCGGGGTGTAATTGGTGTCATGGATGTGACCAATTTAATG GATGATCGGGATGGTCGTGTGTGGGTGCACAATAACAAGCAGGGATTCCAAGATTGTGAAGCATATGCATGTCTTGAGCAGTGGCTTGGGAAAAAAGCAGATGAATACTGGGATACTAATTTTGATTCACTTAATTTG GACAAGGATGACTGTGTCTACAAACCAGATTGTGAGTGGGTGCAATGTGACAAATGCCGAAAGTGGAGAATGTTGCCTTCCACCTTTGACAGCCGAGCATTGGATACGCAATG GTTTTGTTATATGGAGCCTTTCAAAGGTCAATGTGCAGATGCTGAACAGAAGGTGAAGCCTGGCATAGTCACTGTTTCTACAAAGCGATCAGGATATGATTCCACGACGAAAGATTCTCGTAGTATCAAGGTGGAAGCTGTTTCGGATGCTTCTAACACAG ATGGAAAATTCCCCAATTTGGAGAATGTAAAACATAAAGCCTTGAAGCGGTTGAAAAAGGGTGTTTCAAATCCGAAGAAGAGATGA